In the Sinorhizobium garamanticum genome, one interval contains:
- a CDS encoding carbamoyltransferase family protein — MLCLGISGGLDQVHENRSELPNAFMHDGAAVLVRDGQVIAAVEEERLNRIKHSNKFPSRAIQYCLSTAGVQLSDIDRVAVYASEPYANALLDGMSARLQQSAGSGSMVTTADASIPLGAKVLVQHLLAREFGSELDSSRISFVSHHQAHAVSAFAMSGFERSLILAIDGCGDFLSGLLAVGSGTEITQLEAFPENNSLGLFYLETIRYLGYGMFDEYKVMGLAPYGDPAPYREIFERFYELSANGGYRVYLDRIGPALLRNLEVRRKGMPFTQQHRDVSASLQEALERIVFHIVRHHRETTGMKRLCLAGGVAHNCTMNGKLLYSGLFEDIFVQPASHDAGCALGAALIVSNELGRPARRERLQDVYWGPDLGSDCAVQQELNAWAGHLEFERSDDVASSAADWIANGAVIGWVQGRSEFGPRALGNRSILADPRPAANKDRINAMVKKREGYRPFAPSVLEEDASEFFDLPDGRHEFPFMNFVVRVRDSKRALLGAITHVDGTARLQTVSRKANPAYWELINAFKKRTGTPILLNTSFNNNAEPIVDSVADAIATFLTTELDGLVVGPFLVKKRAATLQDWTALAVSLPPYTSLHQARVYTAGDRQETVCEIRTTHSNSDSVRISHDLFELLMRIEGESVLGELLDAIGPDQGKREGLMEGLRRLWEQRLVRLHPSQAARVQQTAIKRRTKSVRGLSESAEIG, encoded by the coding sequence ATGCTGTGTCTAGGAATTAGCGGCGGACTTGACCAAGTCCATGAAAACCGGTCCGAGCTTCCGAACGCCTTTATGCACGATGGCGCCGCGGTGCTCGTCCGAGACGGACAGGTGATAGCGGCCGTAGAAGAGGAACGCCTCAATCGGATCAAACACTCCAACAAGTTCCCAAGTCGTGCGATTCAATACTGTCTTTCAACGGCGGGGGTTCAGCTCAGCGACATTGATCGTGTCGCCGTCTACGCCAGCGAGCCCTATGCCAACGCCTTGCTTGACGGTATGTCCGCTCGATTGCAACAGTCGGCTGGGTCAGGATCGATGGTCACAACTGCTGACGCCTCCATTCCTCTGGGTGCTAAGGTGCTGGTGCAGCATCTGTTAGCCCGTGAATTCGGTTCGGAGTTGGACAGTTCGCGTATTTCATTCGTAAGTCATCACCAGGCGCACGCCGTGAGCGCTTTTGCAATGTCGGGCTTCGAACGAAGTCTTATTCTAGCGATTGATGGCTGTGGGGATTTCCTGTCGGGCCTCTTGGCCGTTGGGTCTGGCACAGAAATTACACAACTCGAGGCCTTCCCCGAGAACAATTCCCTTGGGCTGTTTTATCTCGAGACAATCCGGTATCTCGGCTACGGCATGTTCGATGAATATAAGGTCATGGGACTCGCCCCCTACGGCGATCCCGCTCCCTATCGCGAGATCTTCGAACGCTTTTACGAGCTCTCCGCCAACGGTGGCTACCGTGTTTACCTCGACCGCATCGGTCCGGCGTTGCTCCGCAACCTCGAGGTCAGGCGAAAGGGAATGCCGTTCACCCAGCAGCATCGAGATGTGAGTGCATCACTGCAGGAAGCGCTGGAGCGGATCGTGTTCCACATTGTCCGGCATCACCGTGAGACCACCGGCATGAAGCGGTTGTGCCTGGCTGGGGGCGTTGCCCACAACTGCACGATGAACGGTAAGCTGCTGTATTCAGGGCTTTTCGAAGACATCTTCGTGCAGCCTGCGTCTCACGACGCCGGTTGCGCGTTGGGCGCTGCGCTGATCGTGTCTAACGAGCTGGGCCGTCCCGCGCGCCGTGAGCGACTGCAGGACGTCTATTGGGGGCCTGATCTCGGCAGCGACTGCGCCGTGCAGCAGGAACTGAATGCATGGGCCGGACATCTCGAGTTTGAACGCTCTGATGACGTGGCAAGCAGTGCAGCCGACTGGATCGCCAACGGCGCCGTGATCGGCTGGGTGCAGGGTCGTTCGGAGTTCGGGCCACGTGCGCTGGGCAACCGTAGCATTCTTGCCGACCCTCGACCCGCCGCAAACAAGGACCGGATCAATGCGATGGTCAAGAAGCGCGAAGGCTATCGGCCGTTCGCACCATCTGTGCTGGAAGAAGACGCGAGCGAATTTTTCGACCTTCCGGATGGCAGGCACGAATTTCCATTCATGAATTTCGTCGTTCGTGTGCGTGACTCAAAGCGCGCCTTGCTAGGCGCTATCACGCACGTGGACGGTACCGCTCGCCTGCAAACAGTATCGCGCAAGGCCAATCCCGCGTACTGGGAGCTCATCAATGCATTCAAGAAGCGGACAGGCACCCCAATTCTGCTCAATACGTCCTTTAACAACAATGCCGAGCCGATCGTGGATTCGGTTGCAGACGCGATTGCCACATTTTTGACGACAGAGCTGGATGGACTTGTGGTCGGGCCGTTCCTAGTCAAAAAGCGGGCTGCAACGCTGCAGGATTGGACTGCGCTCGCGGTTTCATTGCCGCCTTATACGTCGCTCCATCAAGCCCGCGTTTACACAGCGGGAGATCGTCAGGAGACAGTCTGCGAGATCCGTACGACCCACTCCAACAGTGACAGTGTGCGAATTTCACATGACTTGTTTGAACTGCTGATGCGGATTGAGGGCGAATCCGTCCTGGGAGAGCTCCTCGATGCAATTGGGCCGGATCAGGGTAAGCGTGAAGGTCTGATGGAGGGCCTGCGACGACTGTGGGAGCAGCGCCTCGTTCGGTTGCACCCCTCACAAGCTGCTCGCGTCCAGCAAACTGCGATAAAACGCCGGACTAAGTCCGTCCGGGGACTTTCTGAATCGGCAGAAATCGGTTAG
- a CDS encoding DUF4158 domain-containing protein: MRKHELLSEAEREQLLGFPADCDDLARLYTFEPGDLDLTRRRREGPNRLGVALQLALFRRPGMPLAQILQSYGGPKEIA, encoded by the coding sequence ATGCGCAAGCACGAACTGCTGAGCGAAGCCGAGCGGGAACAACTACTGGGATTCCCGGCGGATTGTGACGACCTGGCCCGACTTTACACCTTTGAGCCCGGCGACCTCGATCTGACCCGGCGTCGCCGAGAGGGCCCCAATCGCCTCGGCGTTGCCCTTCAGCTTGCGCTGTTTCGCCGCCCGGGCATGCCCCTCGCTCAAATTCTTCAGAGCTACGGCGGGCCGAAGGAGATAGCATGA
- a CDS encoding cytochrome P450 family protein encodes MRVENDHCDVIGVPAAPTELDNLSSAILQQGGMARVSLPGDVVTWAAGRHQTLRRMLSDQRFNRDWRQWRALQDGEIPEDHPLIGMCKVDNMVTAHGADHRRLRGLLSRSFVPGRIALLAPRIEQCVDRLLAEMAQRGGSADLMSEFAVPLPTNVIAELFGLPYEQREEIVALTYSLANTSATAAEVRQTRQRIPEFFRRLIALKRGQLGDDLASALIVARDNGELVSDTELIDMLFMVLSAGFVTTTGVIGNGVLALLTHPQQLHLVRSGQVPWSQAIEEILRWGSAVANLPFRYATQDVEIDGCMVRRGDAVLMAFHAANRDEKAFGPGADRFDVTRRQNPHLSFGEGPHSCLGAALARLELRCAFPALFGRLEDLALTIAAEDVVYMPSYVIRCPQRLPVTFRPSIA; translated from the coding sequence ATGCGCGTAGAAAACGATCATTGCGATGTGATCGGTGTGCCGGCCGCTCCCACTGAACTTGATAATCTGTCTTCTGCGATTCTGCAGCAGGGGGGGATGGCGCGAGTGTCGCTGCCAGGCGATGTGGTGACCTGGGCGGCAGGTCGTCACCAGACGCTCAGGCGGATGCTTTCCGACCAGCGTTTCAACAGGGACTGGCGTCAGTGGCGGGCGCTGCAGGACGGCGAGATTCCCGAGGATCATCCGCTGATCGGGATGTGCAAAGTGGACAACATGGTCACGGCGCATGGCGCCGATCACCGGCGCTTGCGCGGCCTGCTGTCCAGGAGCTTCGTGCCCGGTCGTATCGCCTTGCTGGCGCCACGTATCGAACAATGCGTCGATCGACTCCTGGCCGAGATGGCGCAGCGCGGCGGCAGTGCCGATCTGATGAGCGAGTTCGCCGTTCCGCTGCCCACCAACGTGATCGCCGAGCTGTTCGGTTTGCCGTACGAACAGCGCGAGGAGATCGTCGCGCTCACCTACAGCCTGGCCAACACCTCCGCCACAGCCGCAGAGGTGCGACAGACGCGGCAGCGCATCCCGGAGTTCTTCCGTCGCTTGATCGCGCTCAAGCGGGGCCAGCTCGGCGACGATCTGGCTTCGGCCCTGATCGTCGCGCGCGACAACGGCGAGCTCGTTTCCGACACCGAGCTCATCGACATGCTATTCATGGTGCTCTCTGCGGGCTTCGTAACCACCACCGGCGTCATCGGCAATGGCGTGCTTGCTTTGCTGACGCATCCGCAGCAACTGCACCTGGTGCGCAGCGGCCAAGTTCCGTGGTCACAGGCGATCGAGGAGATCCTGCGCTGGGGCAGCGCAGTGGCCAATCTGCCGTTCCGCTATGCCACCCAGGACGTGGAGATCGACGGATGCATGGTCCGCCGCGGCGACGCCGTCCTGATGGCGTTCCATGCGGCGAACCGGGACGAAAAGGCCTTCGGTCCCGGCGCCGACAGGTTCGATGTCACCCGGCGGCAAAACCCGCACCTGTCGTTCGGCGAAGGACCGCATTCATGCCTGGGCGCTGCGCTGGCGCGCCTGGAATTGCGCTGCGCCTTCCCCGCGCTGTTCGGGCGGCTGGAGGATCTGGCGCTGACCATCGCCGCGGAGGACGTCGTCTACATGCCGTCTTACGTCATTCGCTGCCCGCAGCGCCTGCCGGTCACCTTCCGCCCTTCCATCGCTTAG
- a CDS encoding type II toxin-antitoxin system VapC family toxin, which yields MFLDASAIVAIVGNEEDADFLISRIENSKNQIYYSSISIYEAVISLARKKRDAAFGNQVPIPPHLIDLAQKHIDAFLEAIGAKEMAIGSAMHRKAVEACRTYGGVVAHPARLNFGDCFSYACAKAYRIPLLFKGDDFSKTDIEAA from the coding sequence ATGTTTCTGGACGCCTCCGCCATCGTTGCTATCGTGGGCAACGAGGAAGACGCAGATTTTCTGATCTCCAGAATCGAAAATTCGAAAAATCAGATCTACTACTCATCGATTTCGATTTACGAGGCCGTCATCAGCCTTGCTCGCAAAAAGCGGGACGCGGCATTCGGCAACCAAGTGCCGATCCCGCCTCATTTGATTGATCTGGCGCAGAAACACATTGACGCATTCCTTGAGGCGATCGGCGCGAAAGAAATGGCTATCGGCAGTGCTATGCATCGCAAGGCGGTCGAAGCCTGTCGTACCTATGGGGGCGTTGTCGCCCATCCGGCAAGGCTCAATTTCGGAGACTGCTTCTCCTATGCGTGCGCGAAAGCGTACCGCATCCCCCTGCTCTTCAAAGGCGACGATTTCTCAAAAACAGACATCGAGGCGGCCTAG
- a CDS encoding type II toxin-antitoxin system VapB family antitoxin: MSLYIRDDAVDELAKQVQQVIKAPNKTEAVRTALLNELERAQKAIPLKERIKKIQDDVRAAMGPDDPNFDMKKFTDEQWGGI, encoded by the coding sequence ATGTCTCTCTACATTCGCGATGATGCGGTTGACGAACTGGCGAAGCAGGTCCAGCAGGTCATCAAGGCTCCCAACAAGACCGAGGCGGTGCGTACAGCGCTGCTCAACGAGCTGGAACGCGCCCAGAAAGCTATACCATTGAAAGAACGTATTAAAAAGATTCAGGATGATGTTCGTGCTGCTATGGGTCCGGATGACCCGAATTTCGATATGAAGAAATTCACTGATGAACAGTGGGGCGGCATCTGA
- a CDS encoding IS30 family transposase — MSQCYLQLTLPDRRRVHQLLERKVPIAEIARQLGRHRSTIYRELKRNTFHDAEFPEYSGYYSGIANDISKERRRRLRKLSRHAQLRELVIEQLKALWSPEQIAGRLLADGVSAVRVCTETIYRFIYSKEDYALELYQHLPEGRRKRRPRRSRKPRDGSIPLDCRISQRPDFIADRSQFGHWEGDLLIFRRDLGEANVTSLVERKSRYTVMIKNGSRHSRPLIDKIIDAFSPLPAFARQSFTFDRGTEFRGFKALEDGLGARSWFCDPNSPWQKGAVENTNKRIRRFVPSDTDLSAVSQPQLVALAHHLNSLPRKCLGYRTPAEVFMAHLRDCG; from the coding sequence ATGTCGCAGTGCTATTTGCAGCTCACCCTTCCCGATCGCCGACGCGTGCATCAGCTTCTCGAACGCAAGGTGCCGATTGCTGAGATCGCCCGCCAACTCGGTCGGCATCGATCGACGATCTATCGTGAACTGAAGCGCAATACCTTTCATGATGCCGAGTTTCCGGAATACAGCGGCTATTACAGCGGTATCGCCAACGACATCTCGAAGGAGCGTCGGCGACGGCTGCGCAAGCTCAGCCGCCACGCGCAATTACGCGAACTGGTCATCGAGCAGCTGAAGGCACTTTGGTCGCCGGAGCAGATCGCCGGCCGTCTGCTTGCCGATGGTGTGAGCGCCGTCCGCGTCTGCACCGAGACGATCTATCGCTTCATCTATAGCAAGGAAGATTATGCGCTGGAGCTCTATCAGCATCTGCCGGAAGGCCGTCGTAAGCGCCGCCCACGCCGCTCCCGCAAACCCCGTGACGGCTCGATCCCGTTGGACTGCAGGATCAGCCAACGCCCTGATTTCATTGCCGATCGCTCTCAGTTCGGCCACTGGGAGGGTGATCTCCTGATCTTCCGGCGCGACCTTGGTGAAGCCAATGTCACCTCGCTGGTCGAGCGCAAGAGCCGCTACACGGTGATGATCAAGAATGGCAGCCGTCACTCTCGTCCGCTCATCGACAAGATCATCGATGCCTTCTCACCGCTACCCGCCTTTGCCCGGCAGAGCTTCACCTTCGACCGTGGTACCGAGTTTCGCGGTTTCAAGGCTTTGGAAGATGGACTCGGCGCCAGGAGCTGGTTTTGCGATCCGAATTCACCGTGGCAGAAAGGCGCGGTCGAGAACACCAACAAGCGCATCCGTCGCTTTGTGCCGAGCGATACGGACCTGTCCGCCGTCAGCCAGCCGCAACTGGTCGCCCTCGCCCACCATCTCAATTCACTGCCCAGGAAGTGCCTTGGTTACCGCACGCCCGCCGAGGTCTTCATGGCCCATTTGCGCGATTGCGGGTAA
- a CDS encoding ISNCY family transposase, producing the protein MGLIAMSERDLQRIEVLSKVVDGRMTMVSAAHVLGLSTRQVRRLLERIRTDGAASIRHRTIGRPSNNRISDGVRDYTVAIVRERYADFGPTLAAEKLAERDGLTVSRETLRKWMSEAGLWLSRKQRRTFHQPRLRREAYGELVQIDGSEHRWFEDRGDPCSLLVFIDDATGKLMQLRFVRSESAFTYFEALELYLQAHGAPVAFYSDKHSVFRVSKKDAKGGQGMTQFGRALCELNIEILCANSSQAKGRVERMNRTLQDRLIKDLRLEGICGMDDGNAFLPRFMERYNRQFAIAPARPDDLHRSLNLAQDRLRDVLCKREQRYVGAQLTFSYERQRIMLEETEVTRGLVGRYVETYALADGRLDVRWKGHSLPYRVFDKDQRVTHAAITENKRLSDVLAYIKERQDQLPAPKVKTNNQKNRYTPRGRKPGKRTDFMNDPAVIARRRQSLSHLDAAE; encoded by the coding sequence ATGGGATTGATTGCGATGAGCGAGCGCGATCTGCAGCGGATCGAGGTTTTGTCGAAGGTGGTCGACGGCCGCATGACGATGGTTTCGGCGGCGCATGTCCTGGGCTTGAGCACGCGTCAGGTTCGCCGGCTCTTGGAGCGGATCCGGACGGATGGTGCGGCATCGATCCGGCACAGAACGATCGGCCGACCGTCGAACAACCGGATCAGCGACGGCGTGCGTGACTATACCGTAGCGATCGTGCGCGAGCGCTATGCCGATTTCGGCCCGACGCTGGCCGCCGAGAAGCTCGCCGAGCGCGACGGCCTGACGGTGTCGCGCGAGACCTTGCGCAAATGGATGTCGGAGGCCGGCCTGTGGCTGTCGCGCAAGCAGCGCCGCACGTTCCACCAGCCGCGGCTGCGCCGCGAGGCCTATGGCGAGCTGGTGCAGATCGATGGCAGCGAGCATCGCTGGTTCGAGGATCGCGGTGACCCATGTTCGCTGCTGGTGTTCATCGACGATGCGACCGGCAAGCTGATGCAGTTGCGCTTCGTACGATCGGAAAGCGCGTTTACGTATTTCGAGGCGCTGGAGCTCTATCTGCAGGCGCATGGTGCTCCGGTCGCCTTCTATTCCGACAAGCATTCGGTGTTCCGGGTGTCGAAGAAAGACGCCAAGGGCGGCCAGGGCATGACCCAGTTCGGGCGTGCGCTTTGCGAGCTAAACATCGAGATTCTTTGCGCAAACTCGAGCCAAGCCAAGGGTCGGGTCGAGCGGATGAACCGGACGCTACAGGACCGTTTGATTAAGGATCTGCGCCTGGAGGGCATCTGCGGCATGGACGACGGCAACGCTTTCCTGCCTCGGTTCATGGAGCGCTATAACCGGCAATTTGCCATTGCCCCTGCCCGACCTGATGATCTGCATCGGTCGCTGAATCTTGCCCAGGATCGGCTGCGCGACGTCCTGTGCAAACGTGAGCAGCGTTATGTCGGTGCCCAGTTGACGTTCTCCTACGAGCGCCAGCGGATCATGCTGGAAGAGACGGAGGTGACGCGCGGACTGGTCGGTCGCTATGTCGAGACCTACGCCCTTGCCGATGGCCGGCTGGATGTGCGCTGGAAGGGGCATTCCCTGCCCTACCGGGTGTTCGACAAGGACCAGCGGGTGACGCATGCGGCGATCACCGAGAACAAGCGGCTTTCCGATGTGCTGGCCTACATCAAGGAGCGACAGGATCAGTTGCCGGCGCCGAAGGTGAAGACCAACAACCAGAAGAATCGCTACACGCCGCGGGGTCGAAAGCCGGGCAAGCGGACGGATTTCATGAACGATCCAGCGGTCATCGCTCGGCGGCGGCAGTCACTTTCCCATCTTGATGCCGCGGAGTGA
- a CDS encoding IS110 family transposase translates to MNQYIGLDVSLKDTAISIREDGKRIWRGKCPSDPNLLAQMIRKKAPRARRVVFETGPLSTWFYHALTSEGLPAVCIEARHAQKVLNETLNKTDANDADGLAQLAEAGFYKAVRVKSFDAMMARTLVAAREQLLNISTQLGNQIRGLMKTFGLIIPKGKGRVFDGDVRKLLDGNVELAKIILPLLEAWYDIRKRAADLGRQLLIVARRSEATKLLMTIPGIGAVTAVSYVTAIENPENFRTSRSVGAWLGLTTRRYQSGEVDYDGHISRRGDNRLRGLLYEAATVLLTRTSARTESSLKRWGLKLRERLGFKRAAVAVARKLAVIMHSMLKTGEVFNASAGATI, encoded by the coding sequence TTGAACCAATATATTGGCCTTGATGTTTCATTGAAAGATACCGCAATTTCGATCCGGGAGGACGGGAAACGGATCTGGCGGGGGAAATGTCCTTCGGATCCCAATCTTCTCGCGCAGATGATCCGCAAAAAAGCTCCGCGCGCGCGGCGCGTCGTATTCGAAACGGGACCGCTGTCGACGTGGTTCTATCACGCGCTGACGAGCGAGGGGTTGCCGGCGGTCTGCATTGAAGCGCGGCACGCGCAAAAGGTATTGAACGAAACGCTCAACAAAACCGATGCCAACGATGCGGACGGTTTAGCTCAACTCGCTGAAGCAGGCTTTTACAAAGCGGTTCGCGTCAAGTCGTTTGACGCTATGATGGCCCGCACGTTGGTGGCTGCCCGCGAACAGCTTCTGAACATCTCAACACAACTTGGCAATCAAATCCGCGGTCTGATGAAGACCTTCGGTCTGATCATCCCAAAAGGGAAGGGTCGGGTGTTTGATGGCGATGTGCGGAAGCTTTTAGATGGGAACGTCGAGCTTGCGAAGATTATCTTGCCTCTTTTGGAGGCGTGGTACGATATCCGCAAGCGCGCAGCCGATCTTGGTCGCCAGCTGCTTATAGTGGCCCGTCGGAGCGAAGCCACGAAGCTATTGATGACGATTCCGGGAATCGGCGCGGTCACGGCGGTGTCCTACGTTACAGCAATTGAAAATCCAGAAAACTTTCGAACGTCGCGCTCGGTGGGCGCCTGGCTTGGGCTGACAACCCGGCGTTATCAGTCAGGCGAGGTCGACTATGACGGCCATATCTCGCGAAGGGGTGACAATCGTTTACGTGGGTTGCTTTATGAAGCAGCGACAGTGCTTCTGACGAGAACCAGTGCCAGGACGGAGAGCAGTCTCAAGCGTTGGGGACTTAAGCTGCGCGAGCGACTTGGCTTCAAACGGGCCGCCGTGGCCGTCGCCCGGAAACTCGCGGTCATCATGCACAGCATGCTCAAGACGGGAGAAGTGTTCAACGCATCGGCTGGCGCGACCATATAG
- a CDS encoding ATP-binding protein: MLSLLSELTVDIRYNSAVDSPQALLEAVPRKLIGITIVGWAMKTILVFGVSGVGKSWLCRQAAASLGLRHVSGSELIRAEKERLTSQIVSADELRTDRVVDNQELLLAGFRTYAAQDSTSILFDGHNVVDTNDGLVRIPFEVIAGLRPAGIAMVVDAPAAIVARRTADSTRGRPQRTAEALSTYQDLCLELARDHATSLSIPMETITSGETDAFVAFLRPLL, translated from the coding sequence ATGTTGTCTCTCCTTTCGGAACTTACCGTCGATATCCGGTATAACTCAGCCGTTGATAGTCCCCAAGCCTTGCTTGAAGCCGTCCCCAGAAAGCTGATAGGGATAACTATCGTGGGGTGGGCAATGAAAACAATACTCGTATTCGGCGTCTCGGGCGTAGGCAAATCCTGGCTTTGCCGCCAAGCTGCGGCATCCTTAGGATTGCGTCACGTGAGTGGCAGCGAACTGATCCGCGCCGAGAAAGAACGCCTGACGTCGCAAATCGTTTCGGCTGACGAGCTGCGGACCGACCGCGTGGTCGACAATCAGGAGCTCCTGCTCGCCGGGTTTCGCACCTATGCGGCGCAAGACAGCACATCGATACTGTTCGACGGACATAATGTCGTCGATACCAATGACGGCCTGGTGAGGATCCCGTTTGAGGTGATTGCTGGGTTGCGGCCGGCTGGTATCGCGATGGTTGTCGACGCTCCGGCCGCTATTGTCGCCCGGCGAACCGCCGATTCCACCCGTGGGCGACCACAACGGACCGCAGAAGCCTTGTCGACCTACCAAGACCTCTGTCTTGAGCTTGCGAGAGACCATGCGACGTCGCTCTCGATCCCGATGGAAACAATAACGTCGGGCGAAACCGATGCGTTTGTCGCCTTCCTGCGACCGTTGCTTTGA
- a CDS encoding ASCH domain-containing protein: MAFHHAKPINQGSLVPSDLKAHLSCEFPDLDAVERHRFVMVADLAELIFSAKKSSTIRFSKGAVEYPSAQELPLFVVGDHREKAAPTCIGALHIGAVCYKTLAELNETDAHKDGFASKADLVDALKRFYGDIQSSDVLSVFEFTLSNRRRPTSLTPAHEHSPAA; this comes from the coding sequence GTGGCATTCCATCACGCGAAGCCGATCAATCAAGGAAGTCTTGTCCCATCGGACCTCAAGGCGCACCTGAGCTGCGAGTTTCCTGATCTTGATGCTGTCGAGCGGCATCGGTTTGTGATGGTTGCCGACCTCGCAGAACTGATCTTTTCCGCGAAAAAGTCGTCAACGATTCGCTTTTCAAAGGGCGCGGTCGAATACCCTTCAGCACAGGAGTTGCCGTTATTCGTGGTCGGCGATCATCGCGAGAAAGCCGCGCCAACCTGTATCGGTGCGCTCCACATTGGCGCCGTCTGCTACAAGACGCTTGCCGAACTGAATGAAACCGACGCGCATAAGGACGGTTTTGCATCCAAGGCGGATCTGGTCGACGCGCTGAAAAGGTTTTACGGCGACATTCAGTCCAGCGACGTCCTGTCCGTCTTCGAGTTTACGCTCAGCAATCGACGAAGGCCCACTTCGCTCACGCCCGCACACGAGCATTCGCCGGCCGCCTAA
- a CDS encoding GNAT family N-acetyltransferase — protein sequence MKFLIDTNVVIQLEDDGEIKANFADLLRRCHENGIKVFVHEASIEDINRDANEARKKATLSKLNKFPQLKKIASPSVDDLKARYGELPKPNDVVDAKLLHAVSITVADFLITEDDGLHRRARKAHLADRVMTVADALVWLKQSFEPDIVFLPAVEEVKAHEIDFADPIFEGLRSDYGAYFDKWTAKCINEHRDCWIIKDDGALAAVVIRKNETRAEAGITKPGEQILKICTFKVSEDHRGQKLGEQLLKQIFWHAQRNGYDVMYLTAKAKQVSLIRLLEEYGFEQTGDQADGDGVFEKVVGKGKVALPAGETAIGVARKNYPRFYDGPKANKFVIPIRPAYHAKLFPEVEMLPQNVATTPGAIPGNTIRKVYICHSRNNAIGAGDVIFFYQTKKPGSPRSQSMTSIGIVENVRHTQDVDEVRRWTAKRSVFSDAELTSWVSGSSPLKVIDFLLIGHIVPPLPLGALTSNSVLSSWPQSITRISEQSYRRLKPMLNLGFVF from the coding sequence ATGAAGTTTCTCATCGATACGAACGTCGTCATCCAGCTTGAAGATGACGGAGAAATCAAAGCGAATTTTGCCGATCTACTTCGTAGGTGCCATGAAAATGGCATCAAGGTTTTCGTTCACGAAGCTTCGATTGAGGACATCAATCGCGATGCCAACGAAGCCCGAAAAAAGGCTACGCTCAGCAAGCTTAACAAATTTCCGCAACTGAAAAAGATTGCATCTCCTTCTGTTGATGATTTGAAGGCTCGCTACGGTGAGCTTCCGAAACCTAACGACGTCGTCGACGCGAAGCTTTTGCATGCCGTATCGATTACAGTCGCGGATTTCCTGATCACCGAAGACGACGGCCTGCATCGCCGCGCTCGAAAGGCCCATTTGGCCGATCGCGTTATGACAGTTGCTGACGCTTTGGTCTGGTTGAAGCAGAGCTTCGAGCCAGACATCGTCTTCCTGCCAGCGGTAGAAGAAGTCAAAGCCCATGAGATTGACTTTGCAGATCCGATTTTCGAAGGGCTCCGCAGTGATTACGGCGCGTATTTCGACAAATGGACGGCCAAGTGCATTAATGAGCACCGTGATTGCTGGATCATAAAAGACGATGGTGCGCTCGCGGCGGTCGTTATTCGTAAGAATGAGACGCGCGCTGAAGCCGGGATCACCAAACCTGGCGAGCAGATCCTTAAAATTTGCACGTTCAAAGTCTCTGAGGATCACAGGGGACAAAAGCTTGGTGAGCAACTGCTCAAACAGATTTTCTGGCATGCACAGCGCAACGGTTACGATGTCATGTACCTTACCGCCAAGGCAAAGCAGGTCTCGCTGATCCGTCTTCTTGAAGAGTACGGTTTCGAGCAGACTGGCGATCAGGCAGACGGCGATGGCGTATTTGAAAAAGTCGTAGGAAAAGGGAAGGTCGCCCTTCCGGCTGGCGAAACCGCAATCGGCGTGGCGCGTAAAAACTATCCACGCTTCTATGACGGCCCCAAGGCGAACAAGTTCGTTATCCCGATCCGGCCGGCCTATCACGCGAAGCTCTTTCCGGAAGTGGAAATGCTCCCACAGAACGTGGCGACGACCCCTGGCGCCATCCCGGGAAACACCATCCGCAAAGTCTATATCTGTCATTCTCGCAACAACGCTATCGGCGCTGGCGATGTGATATTTTTCTATCAGACAAAGAAGCCCGGCTCTCCTCGTTCTCAGTCGATGACCTCGATTGGCATCGTTGAAAACGTGCGTCACACTCAGGACGTGGATGAGGTGAGACGTTGGACTGCAAAGCGATCCGTGTTTTCAGATGCGGAGTTGACATCCTGGGTAAGCGGCTCTTCGCCGCTGAAGGTTATCGACTTCCTGCTGATCGGTCACATCGTACCGCCGCTTCCGCTGGGTGCTCTAACGTCGAATAGCGTTCTTAGCAGCTGGCCACAATCCATCACACGGATTTCTGAACAGAGCTATCGTCGGCTCAAGCCAATGTTGAATCTCGGCTTTGTCTTTTGA